The Glycine max cultivar Williams 82 chromosome 17, Glycine_max_v4.0, whole genome shotgun sequence genome contains the following window.
TTAGTTCCTCCAAAATAATTCTATTGCATTTGATTTCTGGAATTTTTAAACTCTCATTTTAAGTCctttatttaattcttatttttttttcagttaaaagtttacaacaaatttattttaagattatgatttttgttttcagcATTAGCATTCAGTTATCTcgcaagaataaaaaaaatatagattacaattttattattcacaaacaaatacatacatttaaattcatatattaCCTTTGTAGTGAAACCtaattctgaaaaaaaaaaaaaaacatcaacataACATGTGTATTGACTGTAACAATTCGAGTCACAGTTACGTACATTGCCTACAATAGGTGAAGTATAtcttatatttaacaaaaaaaatatattaccaaagttaaataaatgacttaattttttttaaaaaaataatcaaggatcaaatgcaataaaattatttttagaggATTAAAACTAATATGAATCACTATTTGAATTAAAGCCATCGATTCATAAAGTAACCAAATATTTAATCTACTTTAAAATAATGTGTGTTTAACCAAACCAGATTCATAAAGTACTCCTCTAAAAATACTGGATTTGAATAAGTCTGTATTTAATTGACTGTCCCAAAGATAAGGAAAACATAAGAAAGCAAAATAGGTTTGTGATTCTATTTCAATCACCGCCTTCCCTGTTAAAACCGGAATCACTTTTAAGCTGACTAAAAACGATGTATCTATGTTTGGATCAGCTTAGATCACCTCAAACTTACTTTTATTCctgtaaatttaatttaattggctACTATGTTTGGTTgtcattcaaaatattttgttcaGCTATATTTGCCAGTAATTTGAGTTTCAATTCAAAGCAACATCATAGTTGCTTAGTTTTAAAAGTTTAGTTTTCTGTTAGtacttttaatttgtattgttaTAAGAACAACATCaagtaaaaaatacttttagtgttatttgaataaattttatttcatcaacctactttaagataaaaatatttaaatataaatcacttataataaaatttttttattatcaaattatttgagtttaattgtAGCATACTATTTTACAATTAAGATACTCAAAGTAAAAAGGTATGCACCAGGAGAAAAAAGGTTACATGAGAAAAAAacgttatttatttatagtgtaaaaagttttatataattatctaattgtaatttattatgtatgataaatttattaatttttaaaataattattttaaaataatttaaactataatttaataaattaaatgtcaatataaaattattttataccgtaagaatatatattaaattatttttttattcaaactaaTTATGTACACTGTATCAATATTACCCTTGTGTTATGGTTGACATATAGAGAGGTCAGGTTACATTCTCCCTGATTTGTTCGATCTTCAAGAGATTTATatcaaaatcttttattttagcaTTTGTCTCATAAATTATactgttttcaaaatatttttttttatatcttcaaaatattaaatatgtttcGATTTTGAGTCacgttaaaaatatataaaatagttattatattaaaaaacattttatgtcATATTAAAAAAGTCATTCTATATATCAATTAAGATTTGAAGTTTTAATATTGCATGCTGCATTCATGAAATGGTATATATGTCTGTTTATGAAATGACCTGCGCCCTGTTGCATTCCTGCAAGGCCAATAATAGAACGACCTACTTGTTACTTGCTGAGTTGAATGcgaattttttttcccatttaatttttttatatatcaaaacAACGTCTATCCAAAGCTGTGAAACATTAGCACCCATGCATCCTGGCTACATACCAATAGTGAAATTGTATTTgtataacaacaaaaatatttacaaaaaataagagagaaatgaTTAATGGTCATTGGTAGGGTGAACCAGAACCACTTTAATAGGTGATCTAAAATGGGCCATGCATGCATGATTTTTAACCATCAAATGAATCATTTTATTATAGGTCCTTTTACACCAGATCTTTTTTACCCTTTCCAGCATCATCTTCAATCGCGTGCTCAATGGAGGTTGCAGTGGAAGGGAGTCATGTGTGTGCAAAAAaggccaaaaaaaaaagtgattataGATCTGAATCCATGACTAGTGATCGACACGTAATGGGTGTTGGTGTCAGAGAAGATGAAGTCTTCGGGCTGGTAGAGGCGGCGaggaaagaagataaaaaaaaaaatcaccattgatGACGACAAACGGTGGTCGAAAAGTTTTCTGTGAGAGATGTGGAGTTATATGGTGATAATGAGATCAATTCAATGGTTAATGATAGAGTGTGAACCACTTACAAAATGCTTCATCCTAGAATGCTTCAATTCAATAGGTTCAACAATTACTACTAAAATAGattctcatatcattttataGTTTAACTTAAACTCAacctaaaaaaaactagaattaGAGTTGCCTATACTTATATGAAAATGAATTCTTTACACGGTGATATTATCATTGCACAATATCCTAGTCTTCCAATAAATGTCATCACCagtatatatttgtaaattgtGGCATATATTTTGAACTTgacatcatatatttttattttaaaagaataaattttgagatcATGACAcctgatataattttaaaaaaaatactatatagaAAAATCAATATCCACTTATATgcattattttaaacaattcatTAGTTAATGTGTGAAATCTTTTAACATACatagaaaaaagaatattataaaaaaattatataaaatagataGGTGATGTTACATGAATGGTGAATATTCCCACCACGTACCACCAGCAGTTTCCTATCTGTATTAATTCCTCTCTTCATCGTTGCTCCATAGCCATTGTCACTGACCCCACCCATGACACCAGAGAGTCTATCGTTCATTCAGCGAGGAATTAATTGAATACAAATTCAACGATTATCAacgaaaaatcaaagagagatgaaaTTCCGGCCAATGCTATGATGtttcaaaattaaagaagaaaaaggaaaaaatctaAAGCTACGCGTTGCAAATCCCGCTCGCTTTTTTGCTAAACATGTAACAAGAAATGCTGTACAATATATATACGGGTATAAATTAGGGGTGCTATGAGTTAAATTAGTTCAGGTCTAGaataaaactaaatttgaactaattatttttaattgagttagTTTAGtttaggttttaaaaaatattgtcaatctgactcaaattaatttataagaatgGGGTGGTTTGGCATTGAgttatgataaaagaaatattatattatttttaagtttgtaaatttatcatataaaaagtgagataaactttaaattttatgtttcactataaatgaaatgaaaataatgtgaatgtatatatataaagaatgaaTAAGGTTTAATAAGCTCTAAGATTTAAGTATTGTAtgaacaaataattatattactttacaaaagacttccattattataatttacagGGATTGAActcatattttttcattttatcttttacttaatTATGATCTTTCTTTATACACACATCTTAAATATATATCTCAAAACTTAAAAAAGATAACACATGAttcaaaattattgtaaaaaaaatcctcACATCTTTATTTGTTCGGCTTGTGTTCTAAAATGGGAAAGAAATCTTTCAATGTCATGCTCAAAATACACATGCTCTATGTAGAGAGTGTGTGGGCCGTAGTTCAGATTTGGACTAAAAGGGTGGTTTGGTGGAACCTATAGTCCTATACATTGTATTTGTATCCCCTATATTAAATGCCCACTTAAATTTGGGCATGCACAGCACATATATATGGAATACATGCTTCTCAACAgcatggattttttttctctatgagAGCGGGCTAAAGTGGCAACTCATCAGAGAATACATAGGGTCCTTTTGTAGAAAGCAGATATGATATGATAATCCCATAGGACCATGGTAGCCACATATATGAAAAGGTctattctatatatttttcatcattcGTTTCTGTAATCACGTTTGTCTAGCTGAATAGTTACCCACTGGCCTAATATATACATGATAGGTAACTGAATGGATTTCATGGGGCATTTTGCAATGTCAATGAGAGAGTGAGAACACAGAAAAAGAGGAGGAGAGACAATCCACTTGGGTGAATCTAGTGGTAAGGTTTAGGTAGTATATACTCAGGATTTTAGTCTATCTAATCTTCTTATTgtcattttcataaataaataaaatagtgtaATATTTACAATAAGTTTTTCGAAAactttttataatgattttttttcctgtttttaTACTACATCCCATGTTTTATATAAGTACTTCTTAATTAaacttttcttcttatttcttttctttaattataaaatttaatttatttaattttttttgtatgaatgACATTATGCTAGAGTCTAAGGAGGGTACCAAACGTTATCAGATTGGGATTCAGTTAGTTCCATTCACCATGAAGGCAACTAAAGTAGTGATGATGAGAAGGAAGAGGAACTTTGCGGTGGCTCTCAGACGaagaacatatataataatgttgGAGCTGTAAATGTTGGTAAAAGAAGTTTCATTGGATAAAAATGGATAGTTAAATAATACTACTATATAAGTAAGAAAAATTTCACTCAACCAAAATGCTAATCTTTTAGATGGGATGTTATTAAATTTAGTTGTATAATCTGTaccaacttttgtttttttggtataATTTGCTCGGGGCATAAAGATATATACCTCTCTAGTCTCCAGTGTGATTAGATCCTGGTATAATAAGGCAACTGGCTACAAGTAGTATTATTATCTAATACTTGCATAGTTTTGGATTAGATGTGTTTGtacatttatttgtttaatttattttcactgTCAAGTGCCATTATTTAATCTTTATGAATCATGGATATTTATATTAGACATGatatcaaattcatttttgtaatttattctaatagttgtggattttttttattttttttttatggttctAGACCAGCTGTAGAGACTGAAGTTTTGGCTCTTTTTCAAGCTATCAAAACTGGGTTTCTGATTTGGGTTTTCagcaagttgatttttttttatggattgcAAATCCGTTGTAGATGGTGTTAAAGGTAAGTGTACAGTCTCAGTTAGCTGCCATTCTTCATATTTTCCAAATACAAACTCAGTTAAGATGTGTTACACGACAAGTTAAATTCGTAGTTCATACTTTAGCTGGAGCGGCACAATTTTATGTTACCTTTCAAGTctttaattacataatacttATATTCAGGatactatatattataaatgacatgctatgattttgttgtttgaaaaataaaataaagttatccaACACATTCAAGAATGTATCTATAGTGTGTTAATCCCCTCAGTTTCCAACAAAGATCAACCACCGTCAACAGTTAGCACACGTGAAATTGAGTAGGACCTACCCACCCGGCAAAGGGGTTGGAAGGAGACACAAGAGATTCCACCGTCAcgctaaaatctcttattacagaaattcaaaccccttttttattttatattttatgggaCAATACACACGAATTGAAATCAACAATATCATGCTCCAATTTCAGGCCATTTCATGCAATAATTATATCTGGCCCATCCAATATATATCACGCAATGTACATTGTTGTCCTCTTGTTGTACGTGAACTATTCTCTCCTGACAATGCATTTTCTCAttagatttttatatttgaaaacaatATTGTGCATATTTTTTGTCACAAATTTTACACGAGAATATATCTCCGAGATGGATACTAAGAATTAATCGATCAAAATAGTAAGATTATTTAAGAGAATAATCTCTTCTAACATGAATATTTCATACACACAATTCTCTGTTTTAATTAATCTAACTGGTAATAAGCCAAACCCTCACAACAAGACGTACACAAGACAAGTTGGACACAAATTAAATCTCCTTTATATTTAAATCAGTCTTCGAAATAAAttggataaaaataagaatagcaTTCACTGTACTTTTTCTCTAACCTTACGTAAGGGTATTTAAATCAGTCTACGCAATAAAGTGGGGACGAAATAAGAGTAGGAATTTGCGTGCTTCCTAAAGTATCTCAATattgttaaaaagaaaatattatatattttaaaattttaaggcgtaaattatttttaaaaatgaaaattgttttaaCTTCGATCGGTTTGAAAATCTTTTTCTAAATTTCTCAAAGCCTGTCATTACTTACTGCCAACATTAATGTTTGTACTGAACTGTGCTATAAGTTAGAGTTTGTGCACTCCTCAAAGAGTTGAAATTAGCTAGAATCAACGAGTTGTTTTTCATTCAACTGcaatttctcttctttcttttttcccctCAAAGGATTTAATTGtcactctctctcttctttcaaaTCAAttgattacaaattaaaatgaatactCTCTAACACAAACTTCATTTATTAAAGTCTTAAAAATCGtgttaagattaaaaaattattcttgatttttaattatgtttatttgttACATTGACAAGTATTACACCGAGacatatttaatattcttttataaaaagttaataaattttatctaaatcatttgATATTTACGtactttaattatatgatatactcacatttttatataataattgattataatCATAAAACTTACATATCAAATTTGACCTACACAAACCTAGGCTAAAACACTAACTATCTCACCATTATAAATAAGACATAATATTTTacgaaatgaaaaatattttaacttttcatttaaaaatccttatttaaatttctcgatgCCTGTGAGTCTGTCAGTACTCGGAGGCAGCAAAATTTCACTAACAAGTAACAACTATATCCATATCTAATATATGTACTAACGAAGACAAAGAGAATGATTAATTAAtggaaaataagaaaagatgtttaCGGAATATATAGTACAAAAACGACACACAGGTCAAAGAAACAAAGGGAAGACAAACCCAAATTAATCAGAATCAATAGGAATAGCAAAATGCTTGATTTACACTcaatatattatcaaaaacttaaaaagatagaaaaaaaatataataataagataCAGATCAAGTTTATgaaatgatagaaaaaaataaattatcaaaagaTTATTGAttgaatgtttaaaataaaataaaaaatgatgtatTATTAttctgataaaaataataaataaaaactagaaCCTAAATGAATTAGGTATGCTAGGCAGCCAGCAAGAAAGAAAACTTAGTTCTCCCAGACAATAAATTACATAATCCCTCACCCCAGTTTCCTAGAAACTCCCTTCAACTCGTGCATGCATGAACCTTACCCATTTCCCTCTCCATATATATAACTTCCCCGACAACCATCACTCTTCTAAGTGTCACACTCTAAAACACAAACAAaccccaaaaaaagaaaagatgaaagCAATGAAACGCTGCtcttcatcatcttcctctTCTTATTCTTCTGCTTCTGAGTCCACCCCACAAagcaatcaaaataaaaatagtaataactTTTGCTACAAAATAAAAGGCCCATGGAGTGCCAAGGAGGATCGGATTCTGACCGGCCTCGTGGAGGCCCATGGCCCGAGAAACTGGGCCTCGATAAGCCGTCACATTAAGGGTCGGTCCGGGAAGTCCTGCCGGCTTCGGTGGTGTAACCAACTGAGTCCAACGGTGGAGCACCGACCCTTCTCCACGCGCGAGGACGAGGTTATATTACACGCGCACGCGCGGTTCGGGAACAAGTGGGCCACCATCGCGAGAATGCTACCGGGCCGAACCGACAATGCCGTCAAGAACCACTGGAACGCCACGCTCAAGCGGCGTCGTTTTGGTGCTGACgtggtggtggaggatgatccgtTGACCGCGTTGACTCTGGCGCCGCCCGGGAGTGGTTGTTGTGGCCGTGGAGAGGAGCGGCGGGGAGTTTCGCCGGCGGGGTTTTGGGATGCGATGCGGGACGTGGTGGCGAGGGAAGTGAGAGGGTACGTGTCTTCCTCGTTTTCTGACAACTTGGCCTCTAATGAGGGATTATccaaatattaatgtttttttttcatgatttattaagggaatttatgtGGTTTAGTTATTATTGGACTTCAGGACCCATAAGGGGAACAGTTCAGTGTAAAATTTgtattattgattaattaaaaatcaatttaaatatcatACTACTATTTCatatgtaattattataaattttaattatgtaataattgattattaagtgatattataaatattagtatatgtaaatttttttagcgAATGgtatatgtaaatatttaaatcaacttataataataatttcgtTTGATTAATATAATTGATATCTACCTCCTTCAATcttgaatataaataataaattttttatttaatataagaaaatcttaattatttatatcttatttaatgagattatttttaaaatattttttattaactaacataaaaacttttttatgtttatatgaagttctaataaaaaataatttagaaaaaatatttattttttaattaaaaataatatatataatttaataaaattaattaatttttttaataagtattatatatatatataatcggAAGGAGTATCATTTAACCAACTTGGATTATTGGCTCTTCAGAGTTTAGATCGATCCACTAAGACTTAAGAGCATCAAGCTAATTTGCATAAATTCATATGTAAGCACTCGCATGACATCCccttcattttatgtttttaatgttatattccTCTGACGACAAGAAAATACTTAACCCCATACACATTACTAATATGTCTGTAGAAAATGATGACCGTAAAATGTTTTATCATACAAAAAGTTGTAACATAAAACTTAATATAATCACAAGAGGATTATACATAAATCACTTTCAATTTATAAactaaatgaaatataattcaACCAACCAACATAaacctcttttctctctctttatatatatatatatatatatatatatatatatatatatgcataatatGATATTACTTTGGATAAAAGTTATTGAACGAAACAATTCAAACtttctctatttattttaattatatcattttgattaaaataagtattataatAACCAATCAATTTGAATGTCGCAATCTTGTAAGTAACCTCTTCCTGCTCTTCTAACTATGATCACATTAGAGATAAGCTCAAATTCATGTTTAAAGTACATATAATCTAGCTGAGCTTGgaagaaacaatttgaataaACCTTTTAAagtgtaaaattaattgttacctTCTACGCGTTTCACTCATATATTGTGGTATAAAGTGCATATACAACGAGCATGCATGATTCATCTGTAAAAAAAAgcatgcatgattcacatttggtaatagttaattaataatgttctCATCATATATATCCGGGCAAAAATCTTAGTATAAGATTTAACATACATCCATGAAATCTGGAGCTTGTTAAATTTATAACGATAAAGCCTATATAAATCAAacccaaaacaaacaaattattgcACAAACATTTGTAGTAAAGCATACTAGTGGCGGGGTAGGGGCCTATGGTTTAACAACTTACAACCCATGACTTACTAGTGACACATATAACGATTTTTTAAAGAGTAGGAACTATACATAACTATTTGGTATCTATCACATGATGAGTATGATAGCGGAGTGAAACTTGCAACATTTTGTTTTTAGAAAGTCATGATCAAGTAAGTGCCATAGTTAAGAATGatataagattgattgaatagttaaaaaattgtaaggtacgagtttgattttttctttaagaatgttaataaaaaattaataattaatatttattaataaaaaaataaatacttaggAATGTATGCAACATTTTGAATGGatacataaatttatttgtttgttattttcttttcgaTTCATTTCAATAAAAACTTACACCCTATTATCTACTAGTGACActtataacaaatttttaaagagTAGGAACTTACATAACTATTGCAATGTTCTGTTTTTTAGAAAGTCCTGGCCAAGTGTCTTAGTCAAGTCTAAAGGTgatataaaattgattgaatgattaaaagaatataaaaagataatgaatttgattttttttcttaagaatactaataaaaaattaactattaatatttatcaataaaaaaatatcttaagaatACATGCAACTTCATTATAGCTAGTATGAAtacataaatttgtttatttcttttagcttcgtttcaattttctttcttttcctatgaCTTATCAACCCAAAATTGAGGTGAAGATATAaacatttttcatgtttttatccTCAAATTTGCCACGTGGTTTGAATGTGCCAATTATTATATAAAGTGTTAAAGCATCATGTGACAAGTTGTAGAAATGTGATATACGCGTATTCAATATCATTGGTCGGCTAGGTGCAAACTTGCCACCCTCAATTCCATTTTCAAGAAGCAAAAGTCGAAgcatattttgtctttttatttacttatttttacttttaattacatgATAGATCATGAGACAAACTGAGTAAGTGCATCCGACTCgcacaaataatatataatatagagTAAGTATAACTCTCAGCTTTTaagcatgattttttttatctataaaattcAAACTTATAATCCTATTTAAAAAGTCTGAGTTGAATGCAATTCAATGTAGTATAAATGTTGCTTCATAATATGTCAAATGATAATATGAGTATTTGTGATAAATATTACCTAAGTAAAAAATTACTCAAACACAATCCGATCAAAACAAGCCAACAATAGGATCAAGTTAAATAtcgaatattaaaaaaatcaaagtaaaaaaaaatggtttaccAAAATCGtacaatttatattattgtatatttaCACGTGAATTTCTTGCCAGAGTACAAGTAGCAGAGCCTCACTATCACCATGTACAAAAAAATAGTACTTACTAGTTACGACAAACCAATATGAATTTTATCACATCTTTTACCTCGCAATCTTTgagtatattaaataaataaaaattctaacttCATGGATGGCCAGCTCCTAAATCCCTGCAATATTAATTCTGCAGTTGAATTTTTGCAAAATTCATTCATCCCTCCAATTTTAAGCGTGATGACATGCttcagaagttttttttttttttttttttacggtaaCATGAATCAGAAGTTCGTGATCATTCTCGTGACGGTGGAAACGTTTCTGGAATTTGCAACAGACATGCAATTGAGGGTGCTGGATTCCAATGAAGATTGAAGAATGTTCACTTCAGGAACATGAGAGTGATGGTAAGGTCTAATATGATGAGACTCCTTAGCATTGCTTTGTTCGGAAGGATCGCGGTCGAAtgcaaaaaaacaaagataatgaAGCTCAATCAGACaccaattaataattatatctatgaAATTTAACATTTATGATGTGCAAAACTAATACCCGATTGATTTCTGAATTTTGTTAAGAATAAGTGTGCTGTTGGAGGCTTGCATTATGCCACGTCTATTTTTGGTAGTGTCTCTAGGACTAGCTGAATTACCCTACAGAACATAAACAATTCGAACAACATAAGAAGGATTCATCCCTAtaacaatttgttttctttctttttccattaACACCAAGCAAGTGCtggtttat
Protein-coding sequences here:
- the LOC100802503 gene encoding transcription factor MYB25 — protein: MNLTHFPLHIYNFPDNHHSSKCHTLKHKQTPKKEKMKAMKRCSSSSSSSYSSASESTPQSNQNKNSNNFCYKIKGPWSAKEDRILTGLVEAHGPRNWASISRHIKGRSGKSCRLRWCNQLSPTVEHRPFSTREDEVILHAHARFGNKWATIARMLPGRTDNAVKNHWNATLKRRRFGADVVVEDDPLTALTLAPPGSGCCGRGEERRGVSPAGFWDAMRDVVAREVRGYVSSSFSDNLASNEGLSKY